The sequence TAACGCAGACTGGCTTTTCATCTACGGGATACTTTACTTGCCCTATCCCGAGCTTATGAATGAACTTCGAAATATCATCCCTAATTCCTTTGTGCAACGGAACATGCTCTCCATTGGACATGCTTGGCTTTTGATGAGATTCAGTTGATTTATTCCTGGCCTTTGGATGAGTTGCACTCACAGTTTTGATATGTTCTCCCCGATTTGCTGTCTTCTTATCTTCCTTTTCATGCTGCTTTTGTTCAGAACTAAATGCCACAGAATGTAGTTCTCTGGTTTCTGATCCTGTCATTGGTCCAGTGAGGAGCTCAGTGATTGCTTTCTTAGGTTCTTCTTCAGCTGGAACTTTtgtctttccttcttttttaaGCACGTCCGGAGCTTCCTTTCCTTGTCCATTTTCCTTCTCTCTTTCTGTTGGTTCTAAGAGAGGCTTCATTCCTGCTGTTGGTTGAGCGACTTGTGAGAATAACGAAGATCCTTCAGGCTTTGGTTCTTGTCGATACGCAGATGGTGGGGGCTGAGAAGTCTCTTGTGCAGTGGATTGTAATTTCCTTAGTGGTGGAGGGGGCTGCGAACCTGTTGGTTGTTGAGTAGTCCTCCTAGGTGGAGGAGAGGGTTGTGAGGATGTCCGCCCTGCAAGCTGAGAGGCCGAACGAGGTGAAGCTTGAGGCTGTGCGACTGTTTGCTGTGTGGATCGAAATGGGGGCACAGATGCAGCTCGTGGTTGTGAAGCTGCCCGAGATGGTGAACGGGTCTGAGAGACAACACGACCCTCACTTTTTGCCCGAGACGGTAATGATGTctgagatggtgatggtggtACAGAGGCAGCCCGGGTTTGTGTTTTTACACTAGATGGTGACTGGACGATGATTCGTGATTCAGGGATTGCAACAGGTGTCTGAGGTTCGGTACTTTGTGGTGCCCGGGCctgaggaggaggaggagacTGTATCGAGGCTAACCCTGGTCGAAATGGACGTTGAGGGATGGTAGTGATTGGCTGAGCTGGGGCTTGAATTTCACTACTAGGACGAGGGGGTTGGGGTTCCGCTGCAGGACGAGCAGCAGCTGTAATCCAAGGCAGCCTGAAGCGACTAAATGGCCTCTGATCTGCCATAGAAATGacaatggaaaagaaaaaccaagtaaaaggaaggaaaaatTTGAGTCGTCAATATGTTGCCACAAGCGATGCCAATACTCTAATTTGGAGGTATGGTTTTAATATGTTTCCATTTGATACCTTGGAAAGCTTTCAGGACTCTAATATTGACATCTTCATGTTCACattcttcttttacttctttACCTGTTTAAAGGGCAAGCCTTTACTTGTGAGAAAAACGGATTTCTTTTGACAGATTTTCCTTCTGTGTGAGGTCTGGCATCTCTCCCATTTGTTGCCTTTACtcttcagttttttttttttttccccatCTGTCTCGTTCTGATAATATATGTGAGGACCATAATGTTCTCTTTGTAGGGGAAGCGGGAGCCGTGGTTTCGCTCCCAGATGCAGTCC is a genomic window of Ricinus communis isolate WT05 ecotype wild-type chromosome 2, ASM1957865v1, whole genome shotgun sequence containing:
- the LOC8288947 gene encoding serine/arginine repetitive matrix protein 1, with the protein product MADQRPFSRFRLPWITAAARPAAEPQPPRPSSEIQAPAQPITTIPQRPFRPGLASIQSPPPPQARAPQSTEPQTPVAIPESRIIVQSPSSVKTQTRAASVPPSPSQTSLPSRAKSEGRVVSQTRSPSRAASQPRAASVPPFRSTQQTVAQPQASPRSASQLAGRTSSQPSPPPRRTTQQPTGSQPPPPLRKLQSTAQETSQPPPSAYRQEPKPEGSSLFSQVAQPTAGMKPLLEPTEREKENGQGKEAPDVLKKEGKTKVPAEEEPKKAITELLTGPMTGSETRELHSVAFSSEQKQHEKEDKKTANRGEHIKTVSATHPKARNKSTESHQKPSMSNGEHVPLHKGIRDDISKFIHKLGIGQVKYPVDEKPVCVMTIAGENTGASMHVGAEPARKDGSIHIHRGYKLNPDDSTGATTDGEGSRDGRSKNPTKEVPVTKAYLNSNTQSVNNSIILDSSVNEQDPGVHLALSHNLAESSKPSAKPEPLETHKTEFNVTRSQKLTYEPTIRRRCLRGLFLEPSDSDNDNPEKPRRHGCLYACGEKSKDKDIGVL